Within Paenibacillus albicereus, the genomic segment CTTGGGCGAGCGGATGCGGGCCGTCTGCCCATGGATCCGGATCTCGCCCTCGGTCGCGCGGTAGACGCCGGACAGCATGCACATCATCGTGCTCTTGCCCGCGCCGTTCTCTCCGAGCAGGGCATGGATCTCGCCCCGGTCCGCCGTGAAGTCCACCTGATCGTTGGCCGTCACGCTGCCGAAGCGCTTGACGATCTTCCTCATCTCGACCGCTGGATGGGCACTCATCTGCTTTTCGCCTCCTTGATGGGCGTCAGTTCGGGATCGTTCCCTCCACGCCTTTCACGAACCAGTTCATGCTCAGAATCTCGTCCATCGTCAGCGACTTGCCGTCCTCCACCTTGGCCGCGCCGCTCTGGTCGCGGATCGGGCCCTGGAAGACGTCGAGCGTGCCGTCCATCGCCTTCTTGTGCTGCTCCTCGACGAGCGCCTTGACGTCGTCCGGCACCTTGGCGCCGAGCGGCGCGAGGCCGACCATGCCGTCCTTCATGCTGCCCATGTGCTGCTGGCTCTTCCATGTTCCCTCCATGACGGATTGGACGACCGACGCGTAGTACGGTCCCCAGTTCCAGACCGGATTGGTCATGTACGTGTCCGGGGCGAAGCGGCTCATGTCCGAATCGTTGCCGCCGGCGAAAGCTCCGCGCTCTGCCGCCGCCTGGATCGTCGCCGGGCTGTCCTGGTACGCCATCAGCACGTCGGCGCCTTTGTCCAGCAGGCTGACCGCCGCCTGGCGCTCGGTCGTCGGATCGAACCAGGTGTTGGACCAGACGACGCTCACCTTGGCGTCCGGGTTGACGCTTTGCGCGCCGAGCGCGAAGGCGTTGATGTTGTAGATGACCTCGGGGATCGGGAAAGCGCCGACGTAGCCGATCTGATTGTTCTTCGTCAGCTTGCCGGCCGCGATGCCCGACAGGTAGCTGGCCTCGAAGTTCTTGCCGAAGTAGGTGCTCATGTTGCCGTTCGTCTTATAGCCTGCGGCATGCTCGAAGACCACCTTCGGAAACTTCTTCGCGACGTTCAGCGTGTAGTCCATGTAGCCGAAGCTCGTCGTGAAGACGATGTCGTGGTTTTGCGCCAGCTCGGTGATGATGCGCTCGGCGTCCGCGCTTTCCGGCACGTTCTCGACCGTATCGGCCTTGAGGCCGGTCTGCTCCTCCATGTACTGGCGGCCCTTGTCATGCTCGTACGTCCAGCCGCCGTCTCCCGGAGGACCGATGTAGACGAAGGCGACGCGGGGCTTCTCGATCTTCGGCATCGCGGCGCTTTCGCCGCCTGCGTTTTCGGCCGCCGCGCCGGCGTTCGACGCTGCGCCGCCATTCGATGCTCCATTGTCGGCAGCCGCCGCCCCTTGGTTCGAGCTGCCGCCTGCGGAGCATCCGGCAAGCACGAGCACGACCGCCACGCATAGCCACATGGCGCTTTTGAACGTTCTGACCCTCTTTTTCATCCTTATCCTCCTCCGAATGGCTGCGCGCCCTCTGCTGGCCGGACGGCGCAGGATGTGCTGGAAGTACGGGCATGCGGCGCTTTGCCGCGCTGCTATGCCTTTCACTATAGGAGGCGTCTCGATCTTACGTCAACTTATCTAACGTATATTTGTGCATGACGGGAAATGGATCGGCTTTCATTGGGCG encodes:
- a CDS encoding BMP family ABC transporter substrate-binding protein, encoding MKKRVRTFKSAMWLCVAVVLVLAGCSAGGSSNQGAAAADNGASNGGAASNAGAAAENAGGESAAMPKIEKPRVAFVYIGPPGDGGWTYEHDKGRQYMEEQTGLKADTVENVPESADAERIITELAQNHDIVFTTSFGYMDYTLNVAKKFPKVVFEHAAGYKTNGNMSTYFGKNFEASYLSGIAAGKLTKNNQIGYVGAFPIPEVIYNINAFALGAQSVNPDAKVSVVWSNTWFDPTTERQAAVSLLDKGADVLMAYQDSPATIQAAAERGAFAGGNDSDMSRFAPDTYMTNPVWNWGPYYASVVQSVMEGTWKSQQHMGSMKDGMVGLAPLGAKVPDDVKALVEEQHKKAMDGTLDVFQGPIRDQSGAAKVEDGKSLTMDEILSMNWFVKGVEGTIPN